The following nucleotide sequence is from Salvia splendens isolate huo1 chromosome 2, SspV2, whole genome shotgun sequence.
GGATTTCACCCGATGCTTCTCCAGTCGCGCCAATCGTCGCTGTAGGTCTCGAACCTGTTGTCGCAGATCACCGTTCTCGATGTTGCGCTGGAGGCCTCGAACCTGTTGTGTCAGATCATCGTTCTCGATGTCGCGCAGATCATGATGTCGTGCAACCTCTTCGTTTGGGAGATCTCCATGTCCCCCACCACGATCGCCGCCACGAGCATCGCCACGTCTGCCACCATGTCTACGTTCAGCCATTGATAATCAACCTGAATCGTGATACCTAATGATGCAAATGAAGCAGAACGTATAGAGAAATAGACTGAACGGAGAATTAATCAAAGAAACCCTAGTTTCtgtgaaaaatgaaaacaatattaTTAATCAAAGTCTGTCTTTTAAGATCAACAATGAGGCCTTTATATAGGCAAAGAGAAATTCTAAACttatgaaaagaaaataactgaAAAGATAATAAGCAAAAATAACTATAATGAAAATAagccaaaaaaggaaaacctaatttggtagaaggaaaaataattaatatttttccaTCTACTAATTTACTaactaagaaataaataaaacccaaaatataattttcttagCCTCTAAGTCTGTCTTCTGTTACTGCATTACAATGGAtgacattaattaaaataatgaattgTCAATAAAAGTAGATGGTTCTTAAACTACTGAGTTTACACACGCGAGTcttagaagaagaagaaaaaaaaagagtaaactGTAAATTTGGTATTTGGTGTATCCGTGAATGTATGATGTATATTTCCAATACTTATGAAAATGAACTGCACAAGATGTTTATGTATTAAGGTTTTAATTCATTTGAGGTactgttttttgttttaaaattatttcCTCTTCATTTTACATTTTTCAGCCTTGGAGAGCAAATTTAACCACttctatttattttcaatttctctcttatctttttttctctcttttatcaTCTCATTTCTCGTTAATGGAAtcaattaaaaaggaaaaaaatttgGCCCTaagtttttcaaaaaaaattagctTAATGGAATAGCAAAATTACGAATTGTGAAATATTCTCATCTCATTAATAATATCctactagtaattaattatagaCATCGTCAAATAAAAGTAAGCATGAGAATGATTATATCCTCACTAATCTCATCCCACCTAAATATAGTGTTTTTTTATACTCATTCCCACATCCACACTTAAAAAACCAATTGTAGGGTATATGTCTTTCAAAATTGTAGACTTCACATTATGATTATAGTTGATGATTATACAAGATAATACGATCAACTATTATATgaaatgaatttttttgttCAGTAATATATTTGTGGCAACACAACAAATTAAGTCACAAAATATTCAACAAGGAGAAGACAAAAAAACtctgaaaataaaaattgtcaACTCTTCTCTGAAAAAATTGAATAACTCCAAAGTAGCATGACAATGACGCGCTTTCACTTACTACTCGTTTTGAGTATATAAACGAGTGtgacgaagaagaagagaagaagtaTGGCGACCAGCAGCAACGAAATTACGGCGACGGACTACAAAATAGTGATGGCATTTCTGGAAGAATGGGGGCTTTTCAGCTCAGTCAAACCAGAATACAACGTCAAGGGCGCTTACTCCAAAGTTGTAGGAGGAGCTCTCAAACTTAGCTCCCTTCACAAGGCCAAAATCTCCTGCATTCTCACTGCTAAACCGCCCCTTCTGGTACCCAATCTAATCACCTTTTTTACATCAAATTGAAATTGACTGcatataacttttttttttgtgtcaGATCTGATTCGGAATGTATATGTAACTTAAAATTGCAATAGAATTCACCCACCACCTTTTATTAGTAATTGTgtaattgattataaaattggCATCCTAGCTGGTTAATTGATTTATCTTTTCTGTTTACTTGTTGCTGAAATTGATGGGATATGTAGAATGGAGTTGGTAGGCTGCATGGGCTTACAGTAGCATCAGTGGCAGAGAGGGTCGCTATTGCTTGTGCTAAGACAGTAGTTGGGACAGATGGGGATCTCTTCCTTGGAGAGCTTTGCATCTCTTATCTCTCATCAGCTCCGCGTAATGTGAGTTTAATTCcacattataattataattaattgaaCAGATTTGACAAGTAATTAATTTGTGTGACAGGCACAAGTGATTGTGGAGGCGTCTGTGGTAAGCAGCCAGAATAAGCGGACAATAGTTGAAGTTAGTTTCGGAGCAGTGGAAACGGGGCGAGTGCTCTACTTGAGTCGCGCTACATTTTACAGCCTCCCCCTTTCTACTCGTTTGTGAACTATCCTTACTATTGTTATTTTTGCGTCCTATCCCTCAAATCCCTTAAGGTGAACTTCGAAGGGGTTGGgctttttttttaatcgaaTTAAACCAACCACCCTCTATCCAAAGGGTGATGCTAAATGACCATATTATGGTCAGCCATAatcttaaaatattattaaacttttgtGCAATTAATGCTTAATAGTTGAAATTGATGCATCTAGAGAGTAACAATTTTTTAAAGACTAATCTATCctcaaatattaaatactttatgtagtagaatatggagtatttatttacttatgTAGTAgtagaatatggagtatttaacaATACACTTTAGTTacgtaatttaattatttttatcaattttaattattctaatctttaattattataaaattatttagtaATCAACATGCACTTATTTGTAATCAAACACGTACATATTTTGATTATACAAAATGAGGTAACAAAAATTATTCAGATTATTTAATAGTATGTActgaataataaaatttgaatcataataaatatattCCTGATATTTTTAATTCTATTATTAGTGAGTATTTATGTTTAAATTCActtgtttaataaaataatttaattatactatatattatttaCTCTATATGGCAGCCGAAATATTTACTCTATATACTTTATTAGGGATTATTTACTTTATatactttattttaatatatttagctattaatatatctttattatttaaaaaatttctgtcccgtgcatagcacgggtgtaaaACTAGTACTGCATATAAATACAATAGTGTATTGATATAAAAGCAATTCAAATAGTTATACTATAGATTAATTTACTGTTAATTTATAGTGAAATTgatactataataataataattataataataataataataataataataataataatttgtcaaaataattcaaatataactatttactatattttaaaatttataattaactttaaatataatatatatacatttaacTTTGGTGTTACTATATCACATACTACTCACTAATAAGAAAATGTAATTCCACATAGTCATCACAGTCTACTCACTAATTTCTCCCTCTTTATTCCTAAATATGCTatactataataaaaataaaaacaaagtagTAAAAAAAGTTGAGTAACAAATTACTCTAAAAAAGAatggaataaataaattaaaaagaaactaCAATTAAAGACGAAGGATAGTATTGTCAACGGAATTAAGCATTAAATGagacaattaaattattaatatccaAATATACCTATATTTACTGAAATGTCATTTATGGtcagccacattatggccacaTAGCTTTACCCCTATCCAAATTACTCAAATTTAAACCCTGGATATATTGTTGGGacaattaattttcaatttccgTCTACAGATATATTGTTAGGTCAATTAAATTTAGCCTACAGTCGATAATCCGTGCTCTGATACTATGAAGAAATTATTCGTAGGATTCTACCCAAAAACTAATTGATTATATGAAGTAGTCATTAGACTTATTCTATAATGATTTTAGTTTTCTCATTACACCATTACACCAtgtaattttgtttaatttgtcAACACCTACTAAGATTTTGGTTTGAAATGtttcataaaattattttgaaaaatcgaatttaaaaaaaaattatttgaatcaAACCGAATTATTTGAAATATACCAATCCCAAAATTTTAGAACCAATTTCAAACAATTTACTATGTgtacatgtgaaaaaactcagaGAAGCCCAAACACATTacacttttattttatcacaTATTTAGTAAAAAAGAATCTAATTTTAATTGTGGGTTTGTTGAGTTTTAAAAtatagaaaggaaaagaaaatcaaTCTAAAGCCACAAAAAATCCCGAACCAAATTTAAGATTCAAATTCAACTCAATTTGAATAGATTGGTCTACCCTTGATGATTGTTGTCACACTACTTGTACTATTTCTACAAAAGAAACCACTCGAAACTCGATCAATATCGGACACTCAATTATCTGCCTCAGGTATCCAAAATAGGCCAATAGACACGGGTTGAAAGTGGTTGGTTGGAAttgagggagggagggagggagaatGAGCACAATAAAAGAATCTCCGGCGGTGGCAGCTGCCTCAGTCTCCAGTGATGTACCAACAGAATACTGCGAAGTAGTCGCTGAATTTTTGAAGCGTATGGGAGCCGCTCAAACTATCAAACCACAACACAACGTTGACGACTCTTTCTCCAACCTTATCGGAGGACTTCTTAAGGTTACCTCTATCCAAAGGGGTAAAATCTCCTGCTTTCTCCATCTCAAAGCTCCAATTTTGGTAATCCTTTCTGCCGATTTCTCTGAATCTATACCACTTTACTATTTGGTGGTACAGTTAATTAATCGATTCTCGAATTTTCTGTATGATTATCTCTGCGGCTCTCCAAATTGTCCATAGTTACACAAACTTAATTGGGAAATTGGGGAAAAACTAACTGGGAAGAAAGGTTAAGCACCTAGTTTGATGGTCCATACTAGGTTTTATTTGTCCTCTGATGCTTTTGGAGAGGGAATGAATTTACTTGATCTTGTAATTTTTACCATCAAATTTGCTTATAAATTAGTTTTTCTTACCTCATCTGCTAAACGAGATGGTTGCTATTTAACACGATTGTGATTGAGTAGTTAAGAGCTACTATGAGCTAGATATGGTTACTTAGAAATGATCATCGCCCAGCTCATGCAATATGGAATTCTCAGCTGATACCCTGGCTTCTGCAAGTAATTTGATGGTTATCTGTAAGCTAATTTCTTGAAATTCATCATTCTAGCTTGTTTTGTTTCATGTTGTAAATAAGGCGTGAATGTGGATCATTTTGAGAAGTCGAGCTCATTTTTGTGACTTTGTCTCACTTGACTGTGAACTATTCTGGTTGGATACGTAGAATGCTTATGGTGGAATGCATGGAGGTGCAGTTGGGGCTGTTGCTGAGAGGGTTGCCATTGCTTGTGCTAGAACAGTCGTTGGAGACGACAAAGATCTCTTCCTTGGAGAACTTGGCCTCTCATATCTCTCTGCTGCTCCACATAATGTGAGTTCTTATGAAGATAAATATGAATGCTTGTTTTACTATGGCACTAGTTTTTGAAATATATTGGCACTGAAAGGTGGAAATGATAGAAAGATATATAGTGGCCTGGATGCTACTTTTTTAGTCTTGCTCTCCTCCATGTTCTTGTAGTTGCTGTTACCTGCAATCGCAACAGTATCTCATTTCCGTTTTAGTGAATGTGAACGTTACACATAAGATTCTTCTTAGTCTCACAGCCAGCATCTTTATGGCTTCATGCTTTTCTTGGTTCTCTCGAAGTACATTGTGGGCTAGGGTAGTATACACTCAACATAAATTATAACTGAATCTGTTGTCCTCAGCTGACTCGTGCCTCATATCACAGGCTGAAGTTATCATTGATGGGAATGTAGTGAGGAGCGGGAGAAACATAACAGTGGTTGCAGTTAATTTCCGACTAAAGGAATCAAGGCGGCTGGCATTCTTGACTCGTGCCACATTCTACAATATGCCCATGCCAAGTTTGTGAGATTATCAATCCCATACTTGACATCTATCGGGTGAAAATGGGTCATTATTAATGCAGTATACATTCGATTAGCTCTACTAGCAAAGCGGAAGGGGTATATGTTTATACTCATGGCTTATGATCTAGATGCTTTTCAATGGCTATACTTCCATGTTCAAAAAATTTCTTGCCTCTACCTGCTTTTGAAATTGCTTCTATGATGGAGTAGTACTTTTTTGGTCCATTTCAGTGGAAGAATACGATTAGTTTAGATATTTAATAAGATTAGCTTTTGCAAGTTAAGCAGGTAgtaataaacaaacaaaaattgaaatctTCAAACACTGACGGATTACAGATGTAAATAAAAGGTTGGAACAATACAAATTTAGCAAACAATACCAATGAACACCTACACATCAGTAAACAATGGTAATGCACGTCACAGAGTGTTGTTAAATGTGCACACGGGACGTGCCTGTGGCGTGGGGCGAGCATGGGGCAACGGCGTGAATTAAGGACTATTTAAGAAATGCTAAGAGTTGGACACAAAGGATTAGTATTTCATCCTCCAAAAAGCTATAGAACTtagtattttctaaaaatatggTGTATAAAGCTTAGTGTTACAATTGCAAAACAAGTAGTGCGTTAAAATCTTTCCTACATACTACATATTTCAAGCAAGAATAGAAATGCTGCATAATTTGAAGACTTGAATGTCAGCTCCACAAAAAGCATTACAAGTATTACTCAATTTCTAGAAATGAAATTGGAAGTGGTACAAAGATAATATACTTTCTAAAGATTATTAATCAGGCTATTGATCTGGTTGCAGAATTCACAAATCTACAATGAAAAAAGGCCCCGAAACTCGATCTAAATATACACGTGCTGCTTGTCAAGACTAGCTTCTTCAAAGACCACGTAAACAGATGGCTCTCGCTGAAAAAATTTCATGGAAATATTGCATTGACGAATGCCTCAGCATCAAACGGTTGGAGATCTTCCACGCCTTCTCCGACACCAACAAACTTCACAGGTATTCCGAGCTCATCAACAACACTCACCTATGAGTCCAATACATTAAACAAAAGAATAGCAGCTTACGTTACTAGTGACTTGGACAAAACGTACAAGAATTTCATTCTATAGAAAGCAAACCTAACGTCGTTGAAAAACTTACCACACAACCACCTCTTGCTGAGCCATCAAGTTTGGTCAAAATCAAACCAGTAATTCCTACAACCTGGCATTCAAGTGTTTGGCGAAATAAGCTCTTGTGATATTACATCTTAAAAAACGACCTTATACGTTGTTGGAGTTTATAAGTTGTCTAAAGTAACCGTAGCCAAACACCCTCTAAGTCGAACTATTAAAAAAACTATCAGAATATTGCTCAATAATAAAGTGAGATGTATTACGTCGTTGAATTCTCTTGCTTGTGGAAGCATGTTCAAACCAGTTGTTCCGTCCAGCACTTGCAGGATTTCCTGCCAAAATCGAGAAATCATGATTATAACATATTTTTCTGCAAAAAGTTCCCAGGACATAACACGAGACTGAATAAACGAGGAGGTGCTAACATTGGGTGCACCGGGAACAACTTTTCCAATAGCTTTCTTACACGCAATCAATTCTTCCATAAGGCTGTAATTAGTGTGCAAACCTGTAAATTACAGATAAGCAATATCATCTTAATAAGAGCCTCGCACCAAGTGCAGGGGGGCATCAAGTGAAATGAGGCAATCAAACTTACGTCCAGAGGTGTCGCACAGAACAAGATCGTAACCTTCTAGCTTACCCCGTTTAACAGCCTGCGAAAGAACTACTCATGAAAACTTCAAGATCATGTGTTGGAATAGACCACTGCATTGGTAAAATTTCAACTGTAGACAGGCACCCGATTACCTGTAGCTGCCTTTGCATTTTCATTTCCAGCTACGACGATCTCACAACCCGTTCTTTGAGCCCATATCTCCAATTGATCGCTTGCAGCTGCTCTAAATGTGTCTCCAGCAGCCAACAATACCTGCCATTTTTTGAAAAGTACCCGACGGAATGAGAGATAATATCCAAGTTTGAAATCTAATTAAGTAGCGCATACGAGTAGCTCAACACATTTTTCTACAAAAAAATTCCTCGAAGAGAAAACAACTAAGGCGTCTTAGAAGCATACTCGGTACTCAATCACATGAATTATACGCACATATGGAGTCACTTCAAAAATCAACAGTTATTGACCAAAGCATTTGATGACATTACAAGTTTTTGATCTGATAGCAACAAGGAAATTATCAACTCACTTTGGTCCCTTCATTTTTAAATCTATTGGCCAGCTTTCCTGCATCAAGAAAAGAATCGAAGCTCAATATTATTTATCAATGGTAAAGAATCGTCAGAAAAACAACAGACTTATAATGGATAGCACCATAAAAGTTACACAGAAGTCATTCTAGAATGACGAAAATAGCACGCCATAGACACAAGGGTGCCCCATCGATATTAAGCAACTCAATGGCTAGTCATTTAACATAGAAAACGGGGCAAGAAATTCTCCCCGGCCACCAACCAACGAGCACAAACATGATAATTGACTACGACTGTGGTCACAAACTAACCATCAAGATTTAATCCTAACTACATGTGCAAATCGGGTAAAAGGAGGAATGCATTTTGAAAGCAGAAAAATTGTTTTCACAGCATGAATATGATATTTTAATAAACTTACCAAGAGATGTAGTTTTACCACCTCCATTGACACCAACTATCATGACAACAGCTGGTTTCCTAATGAAAAGCATATGTTAGCCACCTATAACAGAGTTTCAGTACGAGCATTGTTATTAAAACTAACTTCTGACCTGAAGCCCAACTTCAACTCGGTTTTAAGTCCCTTTGCCGTCAACAAATTCAATATACTCTTCTTTAAAGCATCCTAGAAATCACAGAGGCAAGTCTACTTAATGTGAATGCATTGAGAAACATAACATTACTGATCATTCTCACTAATGTGATTATAAATCTGCAAAATGATTACTTTGATTTCTGGCCCCGACTTGAGCTTGCCAGCGTATATATCGTCCCTTAAGCTATCAACGATCTTTACAGTAATCCGGGGTCCAAAATCAGCAACTAACAACACCTACACAAAACAGAAAAGTTATCAATTTTCCATACATCCACATGAAGATAATAGAACAAAATATCAATAATAGAAATCTAAAAATGTGCAGAAATCACATTTTCTACATGACAACAAATGCTCATTCAAATATAGATAGCAAGGAATATTGGTAATGTCAAAACCagaatgttaaaaaaaatgggGGTGCTCTTGGACCTCTTCGAGTTCATCTAAAACCCTGTCGGTGTCGGAGAGATTCCAGTAGAGCAGAAGCTCATCAACAACAGCTAAATTGTCTCTAGTTTTAGAAAATCCAGAAAAGATTTTCTCGACATCGCTCTTGGCTTTTTCTTTGATTAAGCGGCCGAGTTTGGTGAAGAAGCCGGCGTCTCCCGCGGAGCACTTGAAGCGGGAGGCTCTGGAAGAGAAAGCATATTGATGGTCGGATGGAAAGTGGAGGAGAGTGGCGGAGGAAGTGGCTCGAGGCGGCGGCAGCAGAGGTTTCGAGGGGAGGGGCGAGAGCCCAGAAGGAGATGacattcttgattttctggcttgCTGATGAGACCAGACTGGATAGAGTTACAACTTCGCAATCATAATTCATACGTCGTCGTATGCTCTTTCAAATTTAATACACTCTAGTATTTTTAATCTCTTATCACTTGAATAAAATTTAGTTGAAGAATTTAATTTGTCAACTAGATCATATGACTATGAGTGTTAAGTGAGAAAATGTTTATATTTAGGCTACGTTTGGTTCACAATATCCATTGACAAGGTTT
It contains:
- the LOC121779422 gene encoding uncharacterized protein LOC121779422; the protein is MATSSNEITATDYKIVMAFLEEWGLFSSVKPEYNVKGAYSKVVGGALKLSSLHKAKISCILTAKPPLLNGVGRLHGLTVASVAERVAIACAKTVVGTDGDLFLGELCISYLSSAPRNAQVIVEASVVSSQNKRTIVEVSFGAVETGRVLYLSRATFYSLPLSTRL
- the LOC121765653 gene encoding uncharacterized protein LOC121765653, which encodes MSTIKESPAVAAASVSSDVPTEYCEVVAEFLKRMGAAQTIKPQHNVDDSFSNLIGGLLKVTSIQRGKISCFLHLKAPILNAYGGMHGGAVGAVAERVAIACARTVVGDDKDLFLGELGLSYLSAAPHNAEVIIDGNVVRSGRNITVVAVNFRLKESRRLAFLTRATFYNMPMPSL
- the LOC121792566 gene encoding cell division protein FtsY homolog, chloroplastic-like, with the protein product MSSPSGLSPLPSKPLLPPPRATSSATLLHFPSDHQYAFSSRASRFKCSAGDAGFFTKLGRLIKEKAKSDVEKIFSGFSKTRDNLAVVDELLLYWNLSDTDRVLDELEEVLLVADFGPRITVKIVDSLRDDIYAGKLKSGPEIKDALKKSILNLLTAKGLKTELKLGFRKPAVVMIVGVNGGGKTTSLGKLANRFKNEGTKVLLAAGDTFRAAASDQLEIWAQRTGCEIVVAGNENAKAATVLSQAVKRGKLEGYDLVLCDTSGRLHTNYSLMEELIACKKAIGKVVPGAPNEILQVLDGTTGLNMLPQAREFNDVVGITGLILTKLDGSARGGCVVSVVDELGIPVKFVGVGEGVEDLQPFDAEAFVNAIFP